One part of the Kwoniella dendrophila CBS 6074 chromosome 5, complete sequence genome encodes these proteins:
- a CDS encoding calcium-transporting P-type ATPase, PMR1-type — protein MASILRPQSSGSLKRRSPPPSRSESPKPSSNIMSLPPINNGGASASSYGLPGRGSSNPISRNGGGYGNIGLGQSGVGNNSRDDDYDPTLGGLVDEPGSMLSDSPTSGSGTGNGGYAYSTTLRRQVSVTEGFPHFPHSSHHHHSPRTNTTSLRKDSLTNNNNNNSLASSPYRSTHFPLSNGGSSGDGGGLYYEDQDQSLEYEESYLNKVIGIGKKIMGKKDYEELKQEEENKRQQTERRQRETPSSIFAHKTIDETIQMLSSHPTQGLPTSSLSALLARYGPNEFELPPEDPLFLKFAKQIYENPLILLLLGSSVVSALMGNYDDAACVVVAVGIVLTVGFVQEQRSEKSLEALNKLVPHYCHLIRNGHPLTPLANTLLPGDLVTFTVGDRIPADIRLISAVSLEIDESALTGETRPARKNIEICERGEGEDTHGEGGGKALGERHCMAFMGTLVRSGHGSGIVVGTGKDTEFGVIFSMMQDVEEKRTPLQLDMDDLAKQLSIFSFGVIGVIFLIGVLQKRDWLEMFTIGVSLAVAAIPEGLPIVTTVTLALGVLRMSKRKAIVKKLHSVEALGSVSVICSDKTGTLTKNEMTVTHMYAVDDIVDLGPLLDVTSPFGPKRPDQPELAHSQALKKTALVGSICNNAFKNEQGVNVGQATEVALLNVLPVIGADDQRKNFTRKNETPFSSETKFMSVTGSLNGGSDMVYLKGAVEQVIQKCRYYYVTDSSTPSLDPTTQKTILDRATEISSRGLRVIAMAYGFAKGDGNDLVFVGFQAMMDPPRKGVSHAISSLHSAGVQVVMITGDAEPTALAIARQLGLKVNLSSGSHGESIAGASSCMLGSQVDQLTERELIERVPSVSVYARTTPRHKMAIVKAWQMRGAVVAMTGDGVNDSPALKMADIGISMGKSGTDVAKEAADVILVDDDFSSILPAVEEGKSIFYNIQNFLSFQLSTAVAALSLITLSTLFKLSNPLNAMQILFINILMDGPPAQALGVDPINKQVMKKPPRKKNEHVLNRRIIYRVAFSATMIVLGTLYIYLKEISDGSMSKRDQTMSFTGFVFLDLVSAIQNRGLTCKITKNKMLFLTISISFLVQLLLIYLPLLQSIFQTESLSLRDLFTLILIASTSFGLHELRRWYEKNLNRNEILEDQGGLNRLV, from the exons ATGGCCTCCATTTTACGTCCACaatcttctggatcattgaaaagaagatcaccaccaccttcaagatCAGAATCACCAAAACCCAGCTCAAATATAATGTCTTTACCACCTATCAATAATGGTGgtgcatcagcttcatcatatgGATTACCTGGAAGAGGATCATCAAATCCGATATCAAGAAATGGTGGTGGATATGGTAATATTGGATTAGGACAAAGTGGTGTTGGTAATAACAGCAGAGACGATGATTATGATCCTACACTGGGTGGATTGGTTGATGAACCTGGAAGTATGTTATCTGATTCACCTACTAGTGGAAGTGGAACTGGAAATGGTGGATATGCATATTCAACTACTTTAAGAAGACAAGTTTCAGTTACAGAAGGATTTCCACATTTTCCACActcttctcatcatcatcattcaccTAGAACAAATACAACATCATTAAGAAAAGATTCAttaacaaataacaataacaataattcATTAGCTTCTTCCCCATATAGAAGTACACATTTCCCTTTATCAAATGGTGGTAGTAGTGGTGATGGTGGAGGATTATATTacgaagatcaagatcaaagttTAGAATATGAGGAAAGCTATTTAAATAAAGTTATTGGAATAGGTAAGAAGATAATGGGTAAAAAAGATTATGAAGAATtgaaacaagaagaagaaaataaaagaCAACAAActgaaagaagacaaagagaaaCTCCAAGTTCAATATTTGCACATAAAACTATTGAT GAAACGATACAAATGTTATCTTCACACCCGACTCAAGGTTTGCcgacatcatctttatcagctttattagcAAGATATGGTCCAAATGAATTcgaattaccacctgaagatcCATTATTCCTTAAATTCGCTAAACAAATTTATGAAAATCctttgatattattgttaCTTGGAAGTAGTGTAGTTAGTGCTTTAATGGGAAATTATGATGATGCTGCTTGTGTAGTTGTAGCTGTAGGAATCGTTTTGACTG TCGGTTTTGTGCAAGAGCAAAGATCAGAGAAATCATTAGAAGCTCTAAACAAG CTCGTACCGCATTACTGTCATCTTATAAGAAATGGACATCCCCTTACACCACTTGCCAATACACTTCTACCAGGTGACTTGGTAACTTTCACTGTTGGTGATCGAATTCCAGCAGATATTAGATTGATTTCTGCTGTATCattagaaattgatgaatctgctTTAACAGGAGAAACTAGACCTGCAAGGAAAAATATAGAGATTtgtgaaagaggtgaaggtgaagatacacatggtgaaggtggtggtaaagctttAGGGGAAAGACATTGCATGGCTTTTATGGGTACTTTAGTTAGAAGTG GGCACGGATCAGGTATAGTAGTTGGAACTGGAAAAGATACAGAATTTGGTGTAATCTTCTCAATGATGCAAGAT GTTGAGGAGAAACGAACACCGTTACAACTGGATATGGATGATTTGGCTAAACAGCTTTCAATCTTCTCTTTTGGTGTCATCGGTGTAATCTTCCTTATTGGTGTACTGCAGAAACGAGATTGGTTGGAAATGTTCACGATAGGAG TCTCCCTTGCTGTTGCTGCGATCCCTGAGGGTCTTCCGATCGTCACTACAGTCACTCTCGCTTTAGGTGTATTGAGAATGTCCAAGCGAAAGGCCATTGTCAAAAAACTGCATAGTGTGGAAGCATTAGGCAGTGTGAGCGTAATCTGTTCAGACAAAACAG GTACATTAACGAAAAATGAGATGACCGTCACACATATGtatgctgttgatgatattgtcgATCTTGGACCGCTTCTCGACGTAACGTCTCCTTTTGGACCAAAGCGACCTGATCAACCTGAACTAGCTCACTCTCAGGCTTTGAAGAAGACCGCCTTGGTTGGAAGTATATGTAATAATGCATTCAAGAATGAACAGGGAGTCAATGTCGGCCAAGCAACGGAAGTAGCGTTATTAAACGTGCTACCGGTAATTGGCGCAGATGACCaaagaaag AACTTTACACGCAAAAACGAAACACCTTTCAGCTCCGAAACTAAATTCATGAGTGTCACTGGATCGCTAAATGGAGGATCGGATATGGTCTACCTTAAAGGAGCAGTCGAGCAAGTCATTCAAAAATGTCGATATTACTATGTCACCGATTCTTCCACCCCATCGCTTGACCCTACGACGCAGAAGACTATTCTTGACAGAGCCACCGAGATCTCGTCCAGAGGGTTAAGGGTTATTGCAATGGCTTATGGATTCGCCAAGGGAGACGGAAATGATCTAGTCTTTGTTGGATTTCAAGCTATGATGGATCCACCACGAAAAGGCGTATCTCATGCTATTTCATCCTTGCACAGTGCCGGCGTTCAAGTGGTTATGATCACTGGAGATGCTGAACCAACCGCTTTAGCAATAGCAAGACAATTaggattgaaggtgaatctcTCTTCAGGAAGTCATGGTGAATCTATTGCTGGAGCATCAAGTTGTATGTTAGGAAGTCAAGTGGATCAATTAACAGAAAGAGAATTGATTGAGAGGGTACCTAGCGTATCAGTCTATGCAAGAACTACACCAAGGCATAAAATGGCTATAGTCAAAGCATGGCAAATGCGTGGAGCAGTAGTAGCAATGACTGGTGATGGAGTGAATGATTCACCTGCATTAAAAATGGCCGATATTGGAATATCGATGGGAAAAAGTGGTACAGAtgtagctaaagaagctgcagATGTTatattagttgatgatgatttttcatcaattttacctgctgttgaagaaggtaaatcgaTTTTTTACAATATTCAAAATTTCCTAAGTTTTCAATTATCAACTGCAGTTGCTGCTTTATCATTAATCacattatcaactttattcaaattatcaaatccattaAACGCAATGCAAATTCTATTCATAAACATTCTAATGGATGGTCCACCTGCACAAGCTTTAGGTGTTGATCCAATAAATAAACAAGTAATGAAAAAACcaccaagaaagaaaaatgaACATGTTTTAAATAGAAGAATAATTTATAGAGTCGCTTTTTCAGCTACAATGATTGTTTTAGGTActttatatatctatttAAAAGAAATCAGTGATGGTAGTATGAGTAAAAGGGATCAAACTATG TCATTTACAGGATTCGTTTTCTTAGATTTAGTTTCAGCAATACAAAATAGAGGATTAACATGTAAAATCACAAAGAATAAAATGTTATTTTTAACAATATCAATTAGTTTTTTAGTTCAATTATTATTAAtttatttacctttattacaaTCTATATTTCAAActgaatctttatctttaaGAGATTTATTTACATTAATTTTAATTGCTTCAACAAGTTTTGGTTTACATGAATTAAGAAGATGGTATGAAAAGAATCTAAATAGGAATGAAATtttagaagatcaaggtGGATTAAATAGGTTAGTGTAG
- a CDS encoding protein SEY1, with protein sequence MNQTPDIAANLLANPPPELQRILDDPRTTDEARQAVKDVSVVSPPPVHNSLASTKKQNGDTNNAGEGRLQIVNEHQEFTKELSPYLAKWGLLDKGFAYDVVSVFGSQSTGKSTLLNRLFGTSFDVMDETKRQQTTKGIWMCPSIYGNTLVMDVEGTDGRERGEDQDFERKSALFSLASTEVLIVNLWEHQIGLYNGANMGLLKTVFEVNLGLFGGGGDSSKPKPQEKTLILFVIRDHVGATPVSNLTATLTQDMEKIWASLSKPSHLADATLSSYFDLSFATLPHKVLMPEKFESEVVELRKRFTDRSRPDYVFQPSYHKRIPADGVGFYMEGIWQQVLTNKDLDLPTQQELLAQFRCDELSAAVTEAFLASSKAVRRPVEAGQVVDGLGALMKDWLETALGKFDRDASRYHAGVYQRKRSDLLAGLHASLSSLFLGQLKNLHKIETAKFSKDIVKGTKEVGYDFAKVVTEGKEQARERFLEGAKEVKIDGTDWEYEHELALLDEDLKVIADRCRADETKKMVNTIERNIKRQLLEPVEVALSQPSPKMWDTVLKTYQSVSEDAEESYLTKAKAYNCSEEENEHALASLRARAWLSLRRKLEEQTSDATILATLRSTFEERFRYDEAGVPRVWKPEDDIESAFTKAKEETLALLPLFATVSPTTSSLLPKLPSPETSFDAESDPIPFDPSTAFVLLSPTKLLSLETRFKREADAAYVEAKRSMVSSVAQVPLWMYGILVVLGWNEAMAVLFNPLYFAMLLVLGASGYIILQLGLAGPLLQVIRTVLNEVKRIATERLREAFKEVPEAQRILNQPYLASNNSSTSHGNDGLRSEERKKGVLLSEKMVEK encoded by the exons ATGAATCAGACGCCAGATATAGCAGCAAATCTTCTTGCCAATCCACCTCCCGAACTTCAACGGATACTTGACGATCCTCGTACAACAGATGAAGCTCGACAAGCCGTAAAAGACGTATCGGTAGTATCACCACCACCGGTACATAATAGCTTAGCATCTACTAAAAAACAGAATGGTGATACGAATAATGCCGGAGAAGGTAGATTACAAATCGTCAATGAACATCAAGAATTCAC taAAGAGCTTTCACCATATCTTGCAAAATGGGGATTATTAGATAAAGGATTTGCATATGATGTAGTCAGTGTATTTGGATCACAATCAACTggaaaatcaactttattaaATAGATTATTTGGTACAAGTTTCGATGTGATGGATGAAACGAAAAGACAACAAACAACAAAAGGTATTTGGATGTGTCCATCAATATATGGAAATACTTTAGTCATGGATGTTGAAGGTACAGATGGTAGAGAACGAggtgaagatcaagattttGAAAGAAAATCTGCTTTATTCAGTTTAGCTAGTACTGAAGTTTTAATTGTAAATCTTTG GGAACACCAAATCGGTTTATACAATGGTGCAAATATGGGTTTACTGAAAACTGTGTTTGAGGTCAATCTAGGTCTTTTCGGCGGAGGCGGTGACAGTTCCAAGCCAAA GCCACAAGAAAAGACTTTGATACTATTCGTCATTCGAGATCACGTCGGCGCTACTCCAGTTAGCAATCTTACCGCTACCTTAACGCAGGATATGGAGAAAATATGGGCTAGTTTGTCGAAA CCCTCTCACCTCGCCGATGCAACCCTTTCATCATACTTTGACCTTTCATTCGCTACATTACCTCATAAAGTCCTTATGCCTGAGAAATTCGAATCAGAAGTCGTAGAGTTACGAAAGCGATTCACAGATAGATCCAGACCAGATTATGTTTTCCAACCTAGTTACCATAAAAGAATTCCCGCAGATGGTGTAGGCTTTTACATGGAAGGTATTTGG CAACAAGTATTGACGAACaaagatcttgatctaccCACTCAACAAGAATTACTCGCTCAATTTAGATGTGACGAACTATCTGCTGCCGTCACGGAAGCTTTCTTGGCTAGTTCGAAAGCTGTAAGAAGACCTGTAGAAGCCGGTCAAGTGGTTGATGGATTAGGGGCCTTGATGAAAGACTGGCTTGAAACTGCATTGG GTAAATTCGATCGCGATGCATCAAGGTATCATGCTGGAGTTTATCAACGTAAACGATCAGATCTCTTGGCAGGATTACAtgcttctttatcatctttgttCCTGGGACAGTTGAAAAATTTACATAAAATAGAAACAGCAAAATTCTCCAAAGATATCGTAAAAGGAACTAAAGAAGTTGGATATGACTTCGCAAAAGTCGTTACGGAAGGTAAAGAACAAGCAAGAGAAAGATTCTTAGAAGGAGCTAAAGAAGTCAAGATAGATGGAACAGATTGGGAATATGAACATGAATTAGCACTTTTGGACGAGGATCTTAAGGTTATCGCTGATAGATGTCGAGCTGATGAGACAAAGAAAATGGTCAACACTATCGAG CGGAACATTAAAAGGCAATTGCTTGAACCTGTCGAAGTTGCCCTTTCGCAACCTTCTCCCAAGATGTGGGATACTGTACTGAAGACGTATCAGAGCGTCAGCGAAGATGCCGAAGAATCATATCTCACTAAAGCCAAAG CGTACAACTgctctgaagaagaaaatgaacaTGCTCTTGCATCCCTACGTGCTAGAGCTTGGTTGTCTCTGCGAAGAAAATTGGAGGAACAAACGTCTGATGCAACTATTTTAGCGACTTTGCGAAGCACCTTCGAAGAGCGGTTTAGATACGACGAAGCTGGTGTACCTAGAGTATGGAAGCCTGAGGATGATATAGAAAGTGCTTTCACCAAAGCCAAGGAAGAA ACCCTAGCCCTCTTGCCATTATTTGCAACTGTATCACCTACTACATCAAGCTTActacctaaattaccttccCCTGAAACATCGTTCGATGCTGAATCTGATCCTATACCGTTTGACCCATCCACAGCATTTGTGCTATTATCGCCTACCAAGTTACTATCCTTAGAAACTAGATTCAAGagagaagctgatgctgcttatgttgaagctaaaagatCAATGGTGTCTTCAGTCGCTCAAGTACCATTATGGATGTATGGTATTCTAGTGGTTTTAGGTTGGAACGAAGCTATGGCTGTTTTGTTCAATCCTCTATACTTTGCTATGTTATTGGTATTGGGCGCTTCTGG ATATATAATCCTCCAGCTGGGATTAGCAGGACCACTATTACAAGTTATCCGAACTGTTCTCAATGAAGTTAAGAGAATTGCAACTGAAAGGTTGAGAGAAGCATTCAAAGAAGTACCTGAAGCTCAAAGAATACTAAACCAACCATATCTTGCTAGTAACAATAGTTCCACAAGTCACGGTAACGATGGTTTGAGGAGTGAGGAGAGGAAGAAGGGTGTtttattatctgaaaaaATGGTTGAAAAATAG